In one Kineococcus rhizosphaerae genomic region, the following are encoded:
- a CDS encoding aromatic ring-hydroxylating oxygenase subunit alpha, which yields MTAQTAVPAPAAHEVVDDLVRGRVAGQSLEAPFYTSEEVYRRDLDVIFARNWIFVAAAAEIPEPGDYVTVDVGEYSVIVVRDDDEQVRAFHNVCRHRGSRLLPERQGAVGNIVCPYHRWTYGVDGRLRFAESQPATFDTTCFSLRPVHVRDLAGLVFICLAEQAPQDFDAVAEVLEPHLRPYELGKAKVAATYDLAEAGNWKLVMENNRECYHCDGHPELITAYFPLFAYEAEDITPRLKPLYDRYVKAAEALEKIRAAHGLPLTDHRELDTRVVGFQLSHLPLDGEGKSFAPNGGAVCRTLMGQVQDAAFGDLSLHLQPNSWFHLLSDHAVVFSVLPTSTGTSTLRTTWLVHPAAVEGVDYDLDALTAVWRATNDQDRALVAGTQAGCSDPGYVPGPYSMVEDDVEAFVNWYVTRLREAIA from the coding sequence ATGACCGCCCAGACCGCCGTCCCCGCCCCGGCCGCGCACGAGGTCGTCGACGACCTCGTGCGCGGCCGGGTGGCCGGGCAGAGCCTGGAGGCGCCCTTCTACACCTCCGAGGAGGTGTACCGGCGCGACCTCGACGTGATCTTCGCCCGCAACTGGATCTTCGTCGCCGCGGCCGCCGAGATCCCCGAACCCGGCGACTACGTCACGGTCGACGTGGGGGAGTACTCCGTCATCGTGGTCCGCGACGACGACGAGCAGGTCCGCGCGTTCCACAACGTCTGCCGGCACCGGGGGTCGCGGCTGCTGCCCGAGCGCCAGGGGGCGGTCGGCAACATCGTCTGCCCCTACCACCGCTGGACGTACGGGGTGGACGGCCGGCTGCGGTTCGCCGAGTCCCAGCCCGCGACGTTCGACACGACCTGCTTCTCGCTGCGGCCCGTGCACGTGCGCGACCTGGCCGGGCTCGTCTTCATCTGCCTGGCCGAGCAGGCACCGCAGGACTTCGACGCCGTCGCCGAGGTCCTCGAACCGCACCTGCGTCCCTACGAGCTGGGCAAGGCCAAGGTCGCCGCGACGTACGACCTGGCCGAGGCCGGCAACTGGAAGCTCGTGATGGAGAACAACCGCGAGTGCTACCACTGCGACGGTCACCCCGAGCTCATCACGGCCTACTTCCCGCTGTTCGCCTACGAGGCCGAGGACATCACCCCGCGCCTCAAACCCCTGTACGACCGCTACGTCAAGGCCGCTGAGGCCCTGGAGAAGATCCGGGCCGCGCACGGGCTCCCGCTGACCGACCACCGCGAGCTCGACACCCGCGTCGTGGGGTTCCAGCTGTCCCACCTGCCCCTGGACGGGGAGGGGAAGTCGTTCGCGCCGAACGGGGGCGCGGTCTGCCGCACGCTCATGGGGCAGGTGCAGGACGCCGCGTTCGGCGACCTGTCGCTGCACCTGCAGCCCAACTCCTGGTTCCACCTGCTGTCCGACCACGCCGTGGTGTTCTCGGTGCTGCCCACGTCCACGGGCACGAGCACGTTGCGGACGACGTGGCTGGTGCACCCGGCCGCGGTCGAGGGGGTCGACTACGACCTCGACGCCCTGACCGCGGTCTGGCGGGCGACGAACGACCAGGACCGCGCCCTGGTGGCCGGGACGCAGGCGGGGTGCTCGGACCCCGGGTACGTGCCGGGGCCCTACTCGATGGTCGAGGACGACGTGGAGGCGTTCGTGAACTGGTACGTGACCCGGCTGCGCGAGGCGATCGCGTGA
- a CDS encoding BCCT family transporter yields the protein MALDPGTRHRRLPLDRPVLIVSVAVVAVLLAVGVAVPERLASGTGSVLSWITTNLGWAFVLGATGFVVFALLLAFSRVGRIRLGADDERPEHSRASWIAMMFSAGMGIGLMFYGVTEPVTHLMTPPEAGIEPGTDAAAGEAMNYAMFHWGLHPWAIYAVVGLALAYSSYRKGRTGGFSAAFAPLLRGPRGHGAARAIDVLAIFATIFGSAVSLGLGAAQINGGLSEVFGAGNGRAWQIGIIVVLTVCFVVSAVSGIERGVKILSNTNMVLAAVLLLFLFVVGPTVFILDLIPNAAGNYLAQLPEMSVRTGAYGGGSWLSGWTIFYWAWWISWTPFVGAFLAKISRGRTIREFVVGVMLIPTAVSLLWFSVFGGTAIHEQLTGALDVLASPDQNVQMFTLLQQFPWAGATSVLVVLLVAIFFVSGADAASIVMASLSSHGDDEPRRWLTALWGALTGAVAIVLLSAGGLQALQNVTIIAATPFLVVMVLLCVAVVKDVRSDRLFTRPSVVHLNGAAREPAEARVPD from the coding sequence ATGGCGCTCGACCCGGGAACACGTCACCGCAGACTCCCCCTCGACCGGCCCGTCCTGATCGTCTCGGTGGCCGTCGTGGCCGTGCTGCTCGCGGTCGGCGTCGCCGTCCCCGAGCGGCTCGCCTCGGGCACCGGGTCGGTCCTGAGCTGGATCACCACCAACCTCGGCTGGGCGTTCGTGCTCGGCGCGACGGGTTTCGTCGTGTTCGCCCTCCTGCTCGCCTTCAGCCGCGTCGGGCGGATCCGCCTCGGCGCCGACGACGAGAGGCCCGAGCACTCGCGCGCCTCCTGGATCGCGATGATGTTCTCGGCCGGCATGGGCATCGGCCTGATGTTCTACGGCGTCACCGAACCCGTGACCCACCTCATGACCCCGCCCGAGGCGGGCATCGAACCCGGCACCGACGCCGCCGCCGGGGAGGCCATGAACTACGCGATGTTCCACTGGGGCCTGCACCCGTGGGCCATCTACGCCGTCGTCGGCCTGGCTCTCGCGTACTCCAGCTACCGCAAGGGCCGGACCGGTGGCTTCTCCGCCGCGTTCGCGCCGCTGCTGCGCGGACCGCGCGGCCACGGCGCCGCCCGGGCGATCGACGTCCTGGCGATCTTCGCCACCATCTTCGGCTCCGCCGTGAGCCTGGGGCTCGGCGCGGCCCAGATCAACGGCGGGCTGTCCGAGGTGTTCGGCGCCGGCAACGGCCGGGCGTGGCAGATCGGCATCATCGTCGTCCTGACCGTCTGCTTCGTCGTCTCCGCCGTCAGCGGCATCGAACGCGGGGTCAAGATCCTGTCGAACACCAACATGGTCCTCGCGGCCGTCCTGCTGCTGTTCCTGTTCGTCGTCGGGCCGACGGTGTTCATCCTCGACCTCATCCCCAACGCGGCCGGGAACTACCTCGCGCAGCTGCCGGAGATGTCCGTGCGCACGGGGGCCTACGGCGGCGGGTCGTGGCTGTCCGGGTGGACGATCTTCTACTGGGCCTGGTGGATCTCGTGGACGCCGTTCGTCGGCGCGTTCCTCGCGAAGATCTCCCGGGGCCGGACCATCCGCGAGTTCGTCGTCGGGGTCATGCTCATCCCGACCGCCGTCAGCCTGCTGTGGTTCTCCGTCTTCGGCGGGACGGCCATCCACGAGCAGCTCACGGGCGCGCTCGACGTGCTGGCCAGCCCGGACCAGAACGTCCAGATGTTCACGCTGCTGCAGCAGTTCCCGTGGGCGGGGGCGACCTCGGTCCTCGTGGTCCTGCTGGTGGCCATCTTCTTCGTCTCCGGGGCCGACGCGGCGAGCATCGTCATGGCGTCGCTGTCCAGCCACGGCGACGACGAACCCCGGCGCTGGCTCACGGCGCTGTGGGGGGCGCTGACCGGGGCGGTGGCGATCGTCCTGCTCTCCGCGGGCGGGCTGCAGGCGCTGCAGAACGTCACCATCATCGCGGCCACGCCGTTCCTCGTGGTCATGGTGCTCCTGTGCGTGGCCGTCGTGAAGGACGTCCGCAGCGACCGCCTCTTCACGCGCCCGTCGGTCGTCCACCTGAACGGCGCCGCGCGGGAACCCGCCGAAGCCCGCGTCCCCGACTGA
- a CDS encoding bifunctional 3-phenylpropionate/cinnamic acid dioxygenase ferredoxin subunit, translating into MSTGHRVVVCPAAALPAGEVVRVDRPGLDVPVAVFNVDGDLFAIDDTCTHADESLAEGWVEDCAVECPRHASAFDLRTGVPSSPPAITPVRTHLVEVVDGEVVVEVGTPRPA; encoded by the coding sequence ATGTCGACTGGTCACAGGGTCGTGGTGTGCCCGGCGGCCGCGCTGCCGGCGGGCGAGGTGGTGCGCGTCGACCGCCCCGGGCTGGACGTCCCCGTCGCCGTCTTCAACGTCGACGGCGACCTGTTCGCCATCGACGACACGTGCACGCACGCCGACGAGTCCCTCGCGGAGGGCTGGGTGGAGGACTGCGCCGTCGAGTGCCCCCGGCACGCCTCGGCGTTCGACCTGCGCACGGGTGTCCCGTCGAGCCCGCCGGCCATCACGCCCGTGCGGACCCACCTCGTCGAGGTCGTCGACGGTGAGGTCGTCGTCGAGGTGGGGACCCCGCGCCCCGCCTGA
- the purU gene encoding formyltetrahydrofolate deformylase, protein MNVPRTLTLSCPQRPGIVHAVSSFLFSHGCDIVEHQQFDDRTSGRLFSRTAFAGETCVDDLAAEFAGLAREYGMEFTFTGERPTRILVMVSTMGHCLNDLLFRWRSGNLGGEIVAVVSNHEDLRPMAEAAGLPFHHVPVTPTTKPQAEARLRELVAQHCADLVVLARYMQVLSDELTQDLRGRAINIHHSFLPGFKGAKPYHQAFDRGVKLVGATAHYVTADLDEGPIIEQEVIRIDHTHDPAALATVGRDAEALALSRAVKWHCQQRVLLNGHSTVVFR, encoded by the coding sequence ATGAACGTCCCCCGCACCCTCACGCTCAGCTGCCCCCAGCGGCCCGGCATCGTGCACGCCGTCAGCTCGTTCCTGTTCTCGCACGGCTGCGACATCGTCGAGCACCAGCAGTTCGACGACCGGACCAGCGGCCGGCTGTTCTCCCGCACGGCGTTCGCCGGTGAGACGTGCGTGGACGACCTCGCCGCCGAGTTCGCCGGCCTCGCCCGCGAGTACGGCATGGAGTTCACCTTCACCGGGGAACGGCCCACCCGGATCCTCGTCATGGTCTCCACGATGGGCCACTGCCTCAACGACCTGCTCTTCCGCTGGCGCTCGGGCAACCTCGGCGGCGAGATCGTCGCCGTCGTCTCCAACCACGAGGACCTGCGGCCCATGGCCGAGGCCGCCGGGCTGCCGTTCCACCACGTCCCCGTCACCCCCACCACGAAACCGCAGGCCGAGGCCCGGCTGCGCGAACTCGTCGCGCAGCACTGCGCCGACCTCGTGGTGCTGGCCCGCTACATGCAGGTGCTCTCCGACGAGCTGACGCAGGACCTGCGCGGGCGGGCCATCAACATCCACCACTCGTTCCTGCCCGGTTTCAAGGGGGCCAAGCCGTACCACCAGGCGTTCGACCGCGGGGTCAAGCTGGTGGGGGCCACCGCCCACTACGTCACCGCCGACCTCGACGAGGGACCGATCATCGAGCAGGAGGTCATCCGCATCGACCACACGCACGACCCGGCCGCGCTGGCGACCGTCGGCCGCGACGCCGAGGCGCTCGCGCTGTCGCGGGCCGTGAAGTGGCACTGCCAGCAGCGCGTGCTCCTCAACGGCCACAGCACTGTGGTCTTCCGCTGA
- a CDS encoding GcvT family protein yields the protein MTHPRVVIVGAGIVGANLADELALRGWTDVTVLDQGPLPLTGGSTSHAPGLVFQANSSRTMLRMATYTRDKLASLDVDGAWCFNPVGGLEVATTPARLTELERRLGWLTAAGVAGEVLTPAECVAAHPLLDVEQVLGGLHVPTDGLAKASRAVTALIRRASAAGVEFRGGVRVLDVEQTGGRVTGVRTADGVVPADVVVSAAGFWGPAVGAMVGMKVPLLPLAHQYARTGQVAELVGRNPELLEAGLPILRHQDADLYYREHGDRVGIGSYAHRPMPVRLDELPEGEVSAASMPSMLPFTEEDFAPSWEDSLRLLPALAQTKVEEGFNGVFSFTPDGGSLVGESREVAGFFVAEAVWVTHSAGVARAVAELLVDGRSSYDLHALDVHRFEDVQLTDEYVSETAQQNFVEVYDVLHPLQPRESPRNLRVSPFHSREKALGAFFLESGGWERPHWYEANAGLLADLPAEWTPPAREPWAARFHSPIAAAEAWKTRTAVAMYDMTPLKRVVVRGPGAVEFLEGITTAKMDKSVGSVTYTLFLDTAGGIRSDVTVARLGAQEFQIGVNSGADVVHLERTAPAGVSVTDTTGATCCIGLWGPRARDVVTRVSRDDFSDEALKYFRAKPAVVGGVPVTAMRLSYVGELGWEIYTSAEHGARLWDALWEAGQESGIVAAGRAAFNSLRLEKGYRSWGTDMTIEHDPYAAGVGFAVRSPLDSFVGGPALEGRAQRTPDQRLVCLTVDDGTSVVLGGEPVLVDGAPAGYVTSAAFGHTVGRPIAYAWLPGATAVGDHVQISYFGRPVAATVAAEPLVDPGMEKIRG from the coding sequence GTGACCCACCCACGTGTCGTGATCGTCGGCGCCGGCATCGTCGGCGCGAACCTCGCCGACGAACTGGCCCTGCGGGGCTGGACCGACGTGACCGTCCTCGACCAGGGCCCGCTGCCGCTCACCGGCGGCTCCACCTCCCACGCCCCCGGCCTGGTGTTCCAGGCCAACTCCTCGCGGACCATGCTCCGGATGGCCACCTACACGCGCGACAAGCTCGCCTCCCTCGACGTCGACGGCGCCTGGTGCTTCAACCCCGTCGGCGGGCTCGAGGTCGCGACCACCCCCGCGCGCCTGACCGAGCTCGAGCGACGGCTCGGCTGGCTCACCGCCGCCGGGGTGGCCGGTGAGGTCCTGACCCCGGCCGAGTGCGTGGCCGCGCACCCCCTGCTCGACGTCGAGCAGGTGCTCGGCGGGTTGCACGTGCCCACCGACGGGCTCGCCAAGGCGTCGCGGGCCGTCACCGCCCTCATCCGGCGCGCGTCCGCCGCCGGCGTCGAGTTCCGCGGCGGCGTGCGGGTCCTCGACGTCGAGCAGACCGGCGGCCGCGTCACCGGGGTCCGCACCGCCGACGGGGTCGTCCCCGCCGACGTCGTCGTCTCCGCCGCCGGGTTCTGGGGACCGGCCGTCGGCGCGATGGTCGGCATGAAGGTCCCGCTGCTGCCGCTGGCCCACCAGTACGCCAGGACCGGGCAGGTCGCCGAACTCGTCGGCCGCAACCCCGAACTCCTCGAAGCGGGCCTGCCCATCCTGCGCCACCAGGACGCCGACCTCTACTACCGTGAGCACGGCGACCGCGTCGGCATCGGGTCCTACGCCCACCGGCCGATGCCCGTGCGGCTCGACGAGCTCCCCGAGGGCGAGGTCAGCGCCGCCTCGATGCCCTCGATGCTGCCGTTCACCGAGGAGGACTTCGCCCCCAGCTGGGAGGACTCCCTGCGGCTGCTGCCCGCCCTGGCCCAGACCAAGGTCGAGGAGGGGTTCAACGGCGTCTTCTCCTTCACCCCCGACGGGGGCTCCCTCGTCGGGGAGTCGCGCGAGGTCGCCGGGTTCTTCGTCGCCGAAGCCGTGTGGGTCACCCACTCCGCCGGCGTCGCCCGGGCCGTGGCCGAACTCCTCGTCGACGGTCGCAGCTCCTACGACCTGCACGCCCTCGACGTCCACCGGTTCGAGGACGTCCAGCTCACCGACGAGTACGTCAGCGAGACCGCCCAGCAGAACTTCGTCGAGGTCTACGACGTCCTCCACCCGCTGCAACCGCGCGAATCCCCGCGCAACCTGCGGGTCAGCCCGTTCCACTCGCGCGAGAAGGCGCTCGGCGCGTTCTTCCTGGAGTCCGGCGGCTGGGAGCGACCCCACTGGTACGAGGCCAACGCCGGCCTGCTCGCGGACCTGCCCGCCGAGTGGACCCCGCCGGCCCGCGAACCCTGGGCGGCGCGGTTCCACTCGCCGATCGCCGCGGCCGAGGCGTGGAAGACCCGCACGGCCGTCGCGATGTACGACATGACGCCCCTCAAGCGCGTCGTCGTGCGGGGACCGGGAGCCGTCGAGTTCCTCGAGGGGATCACCACGGCGAAGATGGACAAGTCCGTCGGCTCCGTCACCTACACCCTGTTCCTCGACACCGCCGGCGGCATCCGCAGCGACGTGACCGTCGCCCGGCTCGGGGCGCAGGAGTTCCAGATCGGCGTCAACTCCGGCGCCGACGTCGTGCACCTCGAACGCACCGCCCCGGCCGGGGTGAGCGTCACCGACACCACCGGCGCCACCTGCTGCATCGGCCTGTGGGGACCGCGCGCCCGCGACGTCGTCACCCGGGTCTCCCGCGACGACTTCTCCGACGAGGCCCTGAAGTACTTCCGGGCCAAGCCCGCCGTCGTCGGGGGAGTCCCCGTGACGGCGATGCGGTTGTCCTACGTCGGGGAACTCGGCTGGGAGATCTACACCAGCGCCGAGCACGGCGCCCGGCTGTGGGACGCCCTGTGGGAGGCCGGTCAGGAGTCCGGGATCGTCGCCGCCGGTCGCGCCGCCTTCAACAGCCTGCGGCTGGAGAAGGGGTACCGGTCGTGGGGCACGGACATGACCATCGAGCACGACCCCTACGCGGCCGGGGTCGGGTTCGCCGTCCGCTCCCCGCTCGACTCCTTCGTCGGGGGACCCGCCCTCGAAGGCCGCGCGCAGCGGACCCCGGACCAGCGGCTGGTGTGCCTCACCGTCGACGACGGCACCAGCGTCGTCCTCGGGGGCGAACCCGTCCTCGTCGACGGCGCCCCCGCCGGGTACGTCACCAGCGCCGCCTTCGGGCACACCGTCGGCCGCCCGATCGCCTACGCCTGGCTGCCCGGGGCCACGGCGGTCGGCGACCACGTCCAGATCTCGTACTTCGGGCGCCCGGTCGCCGCCACCGTCGCCGCCGAACCCCTCGTCGACCCCGGGATGGAGAAGATCCGCGGATGA
- a CDS encoding YnfA family protein codes for MTLRSILLFVVAALFEIGGAWLVWQGLREHRGWAWIGAGVIALGLYGFVATLQPDAEFGRVLAAYGGVFVAGALAWGVVVDGYRPDRYDVAGALVCLAGVGVIMYAPRGDA; via the coding sequence GTGACCCTGCGATCGATCCTGCTGTTCGTCGTCGCCGCCCTGTTCGAGATCGGCGGGGCGTGGCTGGTCTGGCAGGGTCTGCGCGAGCACCGGGGGTGGGCCTGGATCGGCGCGGGCGTGATCGCCCTGGGCCTGTACGGGTTCGTCGCGACGCTGCAGCCCGACGCGGAGTTCGGGCGGGTCCTGGCCGCCTACGGCGGGGTGTTCGTGGCGGGGGCGCTGGCGTGGGGCGTGGTGGTCGACGGTTACCGGCCCGACCGGTACGACGTGGCCGGGGCCCTCGTCTGCCTCGCCGGGGTCGGCGTGATCATGTACGCGCCGCGCGGCGACGCCTGA
- a CDS encoding IclR family transcriptional regulator: protein MSETPGTRTSPVQSVDRAITILEVLAELGETGVTEIAQRLDVHKSTAFRLVAALENRGLVEQVGDRGKYRLGMAVVRLAGAVADQLDVTRRARPACEDLAAQTGETVNVALADGDAALNVDQVRGASSVVTHNWIGERTPLHATSSGKVLMAFSAPVRARGLAGRLRRFTDATLTRRRDLEEALDKIAVDGFATTAEELEVGLNAVAAPVRGPDGSVVAALSVSGPAYRLSAERLLEVAPAVVAAAERASAALGWRVTP from the coding sequence ATGAGCGAGACCCCCGGGACGCGGACCTCACCGGTGCAGTCCGTCGACCGGGCCATCACGATCCTCGAGGTGCTCGCCGAGCTCGGCGAGACGGGGGTCACCGAGATCGCCCAGCGGCTCGACGTCCACAAGTCCACGGCCTTCCGGCTCGTGGCCGCCCTGGAGAACCGGGGTCTGGTCGAACAGGTCGGCGACCGCGGCAAGTACCGCCTGGGCATGGCCGTCGTGCGCCTCGCCGGAGCCGTCGCCGACCAGCTCGACGTCACCCGGCGCGCCCGGCCGGCCTGCGAGGACCTCGCCGCGCAGACGGGGGAGACGGTGAACGTGGCGCTCGCCGACGGTGACGCGGCCCTCAACGTCGACCAGGTGCGGGGCGCCTCGTCGGTCGTGACGCACAACTGGATCGGCGAGCGCACGCCCCTGCACGCCACCTCCAGCGGCAAGGTGCTCATGGCCTTCTCCGCCCCGGTGCGGGCCCGGGGCCTGGCCGGGCGGTTGCGCCGGTTCACGGACGCGACCCTCACGCGCCGCCGCGACCTGGAGGAGGCGCTCGACAAGATCGCCGTCGACGGGTTCGCGACGACCGCGGAGGAGCTGGAGGTCGGCCTCAACGCGGTCGCGGCCCCGGTGCGGGGACCGGACGGGTCCGTGGTGGCGGCCCTCAGCGTCTCCGGGCCCGCCTACCGCCTGTCGGCCGAGCGCCTGCTGGAGGTCGCCCCCGCGGTCGTGGCGGCGGCCGAGCGGGCCTCGGCGGCCCTGGGGTGGCGCGTCACGCCCTGA
- a CDS encoding GntR family transcriptional regulator, with product MSAETVPDAPASLADLAYERLRDRLVVLDIRPGAPLNDDALAKEFGVGRTPVREALKRLEADRLVVAYPRRGTFATTVDMTDLGHISEVRRALEPVAAADAARRSGPAARAEMRALARTVAELGDSPRLTQRELMEHDVEVHRSIYRNSQNPYLQDVLVRHDNLATRIWCLVLDRLPTFAGHVGEHVDLLEAIVAGDADRAAELALAHVTGFEETVRAVL from the coding sequence GTGAGTGCCGAAACGGTCCCCGACGCCCCCGCCTCGCTGGCCGACCTGGCCTACGAACGGCTGCGGGACAGGCTGGTCGTGCTCGACATCCGGCCCGGCGCCCCCCTGAACGACGACGCCCTCGCCAAGGAGTTCGGCGTCGGCCGGACCCCCGTCCGGGAGGCGCTCAAACGCCTCGAGGCCGACCGGCTCGTCGTCGCCTACCCCCGGCGCGGGACGTTCGCGACGACCGTCGACATGACCGACCTCGGCCACATCTCCGAGGTGCGCCGGGCCCTGGAACCGGTCGCGGCCGCCGACGCCGCGCGGCGCAGCGGCCCGGCGGCGCGGGCCGAGATGCGGGCGCTGGCCCGCACCGTGGCCGAGCTGGGCGACTCCCCGCGACTGACGCAGCGCGAGCTCATGGAGCACGACGTCGAGGTCCACCGCAGCATCTACCGCAACTCCCAGAACCCCTACCTGCAGGACGTCCTCGTCCGTCACGACAACCTCGCGACGCGCATCTGGTGCCTGGTCCTGGACCGGTTGCCGACCTTCGCCGGCCACGTCGGGGAGCACGTGGACCTGCTCGAGGCCATCGTCGCCGGGGACGCCGACCGGGCCGCGGAGCTGGCCCTGGCCCACGTCACGGGCTTCGAGGAGACGGTCCGCGCCGTCCTCTGA
- a CDS encoding Lrp/AsnC family transcriptional regulator has translation MSSVRRLDSIDARILLALDEDPRATVLGLSRELGLARGTVQAHLERLESDGVLHRFSRRLAPAALGFSVSAFVMIEIHQGQQDDTLHRLRETPEVLEVHGITGDGDLMCRVVARDADDLYRVGQGLLSIPGVVRTRTSLAMRELVPYRVDPLLTELAD, from the coding sequence ATGTCGTCCGTGCGCCGTCTCGACTCCATCGATGCCCGGATCCTCCTCGCGCTCGACGAGGACCCGCGAGCCACCGTGCTGGGCCTGTCGCGCGAGCTCGGCCTGGCCCGCGGGACGGTCCAGGCCCACCTCGAACGGCTCGAGTCCGACGGGGTGCTGCACCGCTTCTCCCGGCGCCTGGCCCCCGCGGCCCTGGGGTTCTCGGTCTCGGCGTTCGTCATGATCGAGATCCACCAGGGCCAGCAGGACGACACCCTGCACCGGCTGCGCGAGACGCCCGAGGTGCTGGAGGTCCACGGGATCACCGGCGACGGGGACCTCATGTGCCGGGTCGTGGCGCGCGACGCCGACGACCTGTACCGCGTGGGCCAGGGCCTGCTGTCGATCCCGGGAGTGGTCCGCACGCGCACCTCCCTGGCCATGCGCGAGCTCGTCCCCTACCGCGTCGACCCGCTGCTGACCGAGCTCGCCGACTGA
- the aroC gene encoding chorismate synthase, with protein sequence MLRWLTSGESHGPALAGILEGLPAGVEIDSAQIRRALARRRLGHGRGARMNFEQDELEVIGGVRHGLTQGGPIALRIGNTEWPRWSEVMAADPADADGRRYDEPGRIPARGRSAPLTRPRPGHADLTGMQKYGFTDARPVLERASARETATRVALGEVARAFLAQTVGAEVVSHVVSIGTQAVAEGTVPARGSLAAVDADPVRCADPEASARMVAEIDRAHTEGDTLGGVVEVVVHDLPPGLGSYVHWDRKLDARLAAVLMGIQAIKGVEVGDGFETARRRGSAAHDEIERVEDGTGGFTVRRRTDRAGGIEGGMTNGEVLRVRAAMKPISTVPRALDTIDTASGDAAQAIAQRSDVCAVPAAGVVAEAMVALVLADAVVEKFGGDNVEQVRANVRNYLDNLAVKVAETA encoded by the coding sequence GTGTTGCGCTGGCTGACCTCAGGTGAATCGCACGGCCCCGCCCTGGCGGGCATCCTCGAAGGCCTGCCCGCGGGCGTCGAGATCGACAGCGCGCAGATCCGCCGGGCCCTGGCCCGCCGTCGCCTCGGGCACGGCCGCGGGGCCCGCATGAACTTCGAGCAGGACGAGCTGGAGGTCATCGGCGGGGTCCGCCACGGCCTCACCCAGGGCGGCCCGATCGCGCTGCGCATCGGCAACACCGAGTGGCCGCGCTGGTCGGAGGTCATGGCCGCCGACCCGGCCGACGCCGACGGCCGCCGCTACGACGAACCCGGCCGCATCCCGGCCCGGGGCCGCTCCGCTCCCCTGACCCGTCCCCGTCCCGGGCACGCCGACCTGACGGGCATGCAGAAGTACGGCTTCACCGACGCCCGCCCCGTCCTCGAACGCGCCTCGGCGCGCGAGACGGCGACCCGCGTGGCGCTCGGCGAGGTCGCCCGCGCCTTCCTGGCCCAGACCGTCGGCGCCGAGGTCGTCTCCCACGTCGTCTCGATCGGGACCCAGGCCGTCGCCGAGGGCACCGTCCCCGCCCGCGGGTCGCTGGCCGCCGTCGACGCCGACCCGGTGCGCTGCGCCGACCCCGAGGCCAGCGCACGGATGGTCGCCGAGATCGACCGGGCCCACACCGAGGGCGACACCCTCGGCGGGGTCGTCGAGGTCGTCGTCCACGACCTGCCGCCGGGGCTCGGCTCGTACGTGCACTGGGACCGCAAGCTCGACGCCCGCCTCGCCGCGGTGCTCATGGGCATCCAGGCCATCAAGGGCGTCGAGGTCGGCGACGGTTTCGAGACCGCCCGGCGCCGGGGTTCGGCCGCCCACGACGAGATCGAGCGCGTCGAGGACGGCACGGGTGGTTTCACGGTCCGCCGCCGCACCGACCGCGCCGGCGGGATCGAGGGCGGCATGACGAACGGCGAGGTGCTGCGCGTGCGGGCCGCGATGAAACCCATCTCCACCGTGCCGCGCGCCCTCGACACGATCGACACCGCCTCCGGGGACGCGGCCCAGGCGATCGCCCAGCGCTCGGACGTGTGCGCGGTCCCCGCGGCCGGTGTCGTCGCCGAGGCCATGGTCGCGCTCGTGCTCGCCGACGCCGTCGTGGAGAAGTTCGGCGGCGACAACGTCGAGCAGGTCCGCGCGAACGTGCGGAACTACCTGGACAACCTCGCCGTCAAGGTCGCCGAGACCGCCTGA
- a CDS encoding TetR/AcrR family transcriptional regulator, with protein MTTTVGEARPAGPGRQRLHEAAIRLFGEHGVSGTSLQMIADEVGVTKAAVYYHYRTKDDLVVGVVAPFLDRVFDVVAAARARRGHRAQVETLIDGLVDVVVDVRRLYVVAAVDPVIAHLNENYPRMREVGDALRDLLAGPDADVERRVSVVFFLSGLVGPIGDPSCRDVPDDELRDLLKETGRRFLLPRRRSRPAGS; from the coding sequence GTGACGACGACGGTCGGCGAGGCGCGACCGGCGGGACCGGGACGGCAGCGGCTGCACGAGGCGGCGATCAGGCTGTTCGGCGAGCACGGGGTCAGCGGGACGTCGCTGCAGATGATCGCCGACGAGGTCGGGGTCACCAAGGCCGCGGTCTACTACCACTACAGGACCAAGGACGACCTGGTCGTCGGGGTGGTCGCCCCGTTCCTCGACCGCGTCTTCGACGTCGTGGCGGCCGCCCGGGCCCGGCGCGGCCACCGGGCGCAGGTCGAGACGCTCATCGACGGCCTCGTCGACGTCGTCGTGGACGTGCGCCGGTTGTACGTGGTGGCGGCGGTCGACCCGGTCATCGCCCACCTGAACGAGAACTACCCGAGGATGCGGGAGGTCGGCGACGCGCTGCGGGACCTGCTCGCCGGTCCCGACGCCGACGTCGAGCGGCGCGTCTCGGTCGTCTTCTTCCTGTCCGGGCTCGTCGGCCCGATCGGGGACCCGTCGTGCCGGGACGTCCCGGACGACGAGCTGCGGGACCTGCTCAAGGAGACCGGCCGGCGGTTCCTCCTGCCGCGCAGGCGGTCCCGCCCGGCCGGTTCCTGA